A segment of the Candidatus Methylomirabilota bacterium genome:
CTAGTGCCGTGTCGGTGGGCCTCCCCGGTTAAAGGAGAGTTCGCCCATGCAAGCCGAGCTCGACACCTATGCTCGAGAGCTACGCTTCATCCTCGACCAGGTCTGCATCTCGCTGGCCGGCCTCACCCCCGCGCAGTTCAACTGGCGTCCGGCCACCCCTGCTCCGAACAGCGCCTGCGCCATCGCCGCGCACGTTCTCGCGAGTACCCGGGTCTACGCGCTCGGCTTCGGTTGTGGCCGCCCAGTCCAGCGCGACCGCGACTCGGAGTTCATTGCCTCTGGCCTCGATCCGAAAGAGATCATCGACCAGCTCCGGCAGCTCTGGCGGGAGATCGGTGCCGCGCTGGCTGCCCCGGTCGCGGGCGCGCTCGACGAGCGACTCCTGCCTGCGAAGGAGCTGTGGGGCACCGGTCATCCCCACGAGATCTCGCGGCGGGAGGCCCTCGTGGAGAGCATCCGGCACGCGGCCATTCACCTCGGCGAGTTACGGCTGACGCGGGACCTCGCCATCAGGCACGCCGGAGGAGTCCCGTCATGAGCGAGATCGTCGAGGAGATCCGTCAAGCCTACCAGGCGGTGGGGATCCGGCTCGATCAGCCCGTCGCCTACGGCACCTATTACCGCCTGTTGTGCGCCGGCTGTGGCAGGATGGTGGGCAACGTCGGCGACCGGCTCCTGCCCGGCATGGCCCGCCAGATCGTCGACGAGCAGTTCGACCTGTACGCCGCGGGCCTGCTGGGCTGCGCCTGCGGCCACCAGCGCGACACCACCCAGCGCCTGGACCCGGAGCGCTGGCGCCGGAGCCAGGCGCGCTACGGCGGACTCACGGAAGGGGCGCGGTCATGAGCGAGATGGAGATCATCCGAGACGCCGAGGAGCGCGGACGCACGGACCTGTGGCCGCTCTGGCGGAAGGCTTACGCCCAGGGCGACCCGCTGCCGAAGTTCACCGGCCCGGCGAGCCGTCCCGCCCATCGCTTCGACGAGGGCCAGCCGCTGCCGGAGGAGTACAAGGCCCTGCTGCTCAAGATGCTGCGTCACGAGGGCGAGCGCGCCGGCAACAAGTCCTTCCTCGGCTTCATGGCCACCTGCCTCGACATCGCCGAGGCGCTCTTCCCCAGCCGCGAGATGAAGCTGCTCAAAGCCGAGTACCTGGCCGAGGAGCTCAAGCACGCGATCATGTTCCATCGCCTGGCGGTAGGCCTCGACCACGACTTCGCCCTGCGCGACGTGCCCTACGCGCACTACGCCTTCCACCTGCCGCGGGAGACGTGGGCCGACGACGCCTGCTTCCACTTCTTCGTCGATCTCAACGGGGCCTTCCACGCCCGCGACTGGCGCGAGTCGTCCTACGTCCCGCTCCAGAAGATGTCGGCGACGGTCGAGCGCGACGAGCTGGGCCACTCGGAGATGGGCTACTACTTCCTCAC
Coding sequences within it:
- a CDS encoding DinB family protein; its protein translation is MQAELDTYARELRFILDQVCISLAGLTPAQFNWRPATPAPNSACAIAAHVLASTRVYALGFGCGRPVQRDRDSEFIASGLDPKEIIDQLRQLWREIGAALAAPVAGALDERLLPAKELWGTGHPHEISRREALVESIRHAAIHLGELRLTRDLAIRHAGGVPS
- a CDS encoding Phenylacetic acid catabolic protein; this translates as MSEMEIIRDAEERGRTDLWPLWRKAYAQGDPLPKFTGPASRPAHRFDEGQPLPEEYKALLLKMLRHEGERAGNKSFLGFMATCLDIAEALFPSREMKLLKAEYLAEELKHAIMFHRLAVGLDHDFALRDVPYAHYAFHLPRETWADDACFHFFVDLNGAFHARDWRESSYVPLQKMSATVERDELGHSEMGYYFLTEICSTRAGKALAQKLLDKWYPAALDMFGRSDSPNAPKFIHWGLKSVGNAEIRQAYKAYVDRKLLALGLDLPDERKHRRFL